A genomic stretch from Lysobacter ciconiae includes:
- a CDS encoding SapC family protein: protein MSPLFQNVDRKQSLSTVLPIGLTSCQGDTMKQLLIYERPMQLNRVAHKDLRIRATQGDFLFASHLNSVPLACSEFARAACHYPIVFAGNSPDAVVPAALLGLRPQQNLMVDEAGQWQADAYVPAFLRRYPFVLAEKDGQEQDFTVCLDAAFKGLVEEGDDGEPLFDADGKDTPLLANALKFLQEYQVHLARTRAFSSKLAKLDLLQLKQVRVQPVGGTEFTLDGFFVVDEQKLRELKGKALQELASSGDLGWIYAHLLSLVNVERLTRRLDNRPVAAAPH, encoded by the coding sequence ATGAGTCCGCTGTTCCAGAACGTTGATAGGAAGCAGTCACTTTCCACGGTACTCCCAATAGGTCTTACATCCTGTCAGGGGGACACCATGAAACAGCTTTTGATCTACGAACGCCCGATGCAGTTGAACCGGGTGGCGCACAAGGATCTGCGTATCCGCGCGACGCAGGGGGACTTCCTGTTCGCCTCGCATCTGAACTCGGTTCCGCTGGCGTGCTCGGAGTTTGCCCGCGCCGCCTGTCACTACCCGATCGTATTTGCAGGCAACTCGCCGGATGCCGTCGTGCCTGCGGCGTTGCTGGGGCTCCGGCCGCAGCAGAACCTGATGGTGGACGAGGCCGGCCAGTGGCAGGCGGATGCCTATGTGCCCGCTTTCCTGCGTCGCTACCCGTTCGTGTTGGCCGAGAAGGATGGTCAGGAACAGGATTTCACGGTTTGTCTGGATGCCGCCTTCAAGGGACTGGTGGAGGAAGGCGATGACGGTGAGCCGCTGTTCGACGCCGACGGCAAGGACACGCCGTTGCTCGCCAATGCACTCAAGTTCCTGCAGGAGTACCAGGTCCATCTGGCACGTACCCGAGCTTTCAGCAGCAAGCTGGCCAAGCTCGATCTTCTGCAGCTCAAGCAGGTGCGGGTGCAGCCGGTGGGCGGCACGGAATTCACTCTCGATGGTTTCTTCGTGGTTGACGAACAGAAGCTGCGGGAGCTGAAAGGCAAGGCATTGCAGGAGTTGGCCAGCAGTGGGGATCTGGGCTGGATCTACGCGCACTTGCTGTCGCTGGTGAACGTCGAGCGTCTGACGCGCCGACTCGACAACCGTCCGGTTGCAGCTGCGCCCCACTAG
- a CDS encoding serine/threonine-protein kinase: MNTGKWHGVRDLFDQVCDLPQEQWRAHLAQLTDDAELTEEVCALLQAQTVGLSRVRSRLDTIISHALTPELDVGQRLGPWRLVDKLASGGMGTVFQAERADGLYQRTVAIKLLHGLSGAAESERLVAERQILAGLQLPHVARLYDGGSTPDGAPYLVMEYVQGVPLDRYCSENDVGLKQRLGMFLAICETVQAAHERLVLHCDLKPSNVLVGDDGQPVLLDFGVARMLNDSHQLQAAGFCTPRYASPELVRGDTVGVASDVYSLGVMLLELLGGGPVPRELHDACRPLVAPSDNASPTLAWRRQLRGDLDAIAAMACHPDSASRYQSVHALSSDIRRYLVHKPVGARQGGRLYALRKGVRRHWRAFSVGVVGTGLAGLFALSLMQAREQAEQEAAIARQVSDFLIGAFETADPRKRTERGELELTARQLLDNATFRVARDLEDAPVQLARMRSVLGQAYQNLGVPLQAEKLLREAADSLLDPRIGRAVDAAAVMSDLSIERTRSGDGAAGLEMANRGLALLVGRGAKFQKAQIYNAQALALTNLQQFDKAEQAFNRSIEIHSALPGQDGPARLAMVKHNLGLMYWRWGKQAAAEQQFRSVIAALPRRGTSLSHAVETRLAQILREQGRYAEALPLLQEGMQRAIALYGPQSSFVLLQHEALADLYQDWGDYRSADQQHQARLALGEVVEGLDSIGQAMALYNYGTLQEARGDLAGAERLYRQSWEIRKQKLGVDSPISMRGEVGLAQLLTSRGEFQQAWPLIEHADAGLAESLPEDAPARLEARLVRIQWHIGAGETEVAAGLLDTLTMIDMPYPQRLQRYEAEALLAEAAGDSAAALAVRQRSLRLAAATFGESNPESARQRVGVAGCLLLLGRRSEAQTELELAVPVLRAQLLPGSALLQQVDGLLAQAG; the protein is encoded by the coding sequence ATGAATACCGGGAAATGGCACGGGGTCCGAGACCTTTTCGATCAGGTGTGCGACCTGCCGCAAGAGCAGTGGCGCGCGCACTTGGCTCAGCTGACCGATGACGCGGAGTTGACGGAGGAGGTATGCGCCCTGCTTCAGGCCCAGACCGTGGGTTTGTCGCGGGTGCGCAGTCGGCTTGACACGATCATCTCGCACGCCCTCACCCCGGAACTGGATGTCGGTCAGCGGCTGGGACCGTGGCGGTTGGTGGACAAGCTGGCGAGTGGGGGCATGGGGACGGTGTTCCAGGCCGAACGTGCCGATGGCCTGTACCAGCGCACGGTGGCGATAAAGCTGCTGCATGGTTTGTCGGGTGCGGCTGAGTCGGAGCGACTGGTGGCCGAGCGGCAGATCCTGGCTGGATTGCAACTGCCCCACGTCGCCCGTTTGTACGACGGTGGCAGTACGCCAGACGGCGCACCGTACCTGGTGATGGAGTATGTGCAAGGGGTGCCGCTTGATCGCTATTGCTCGGAAAACGACGTCGGCCTGAAACAGCGGCTGGGCATGTTCCTGGCGATCTGCGAAACCGTACAGGCGGCACACGAGCGATTGGTGCTCCACTGCGACCTCAAACCCAGCAATGTCCTGGTAGGGGATGACGGCCAACCGGTCCTGTTGGACTTTGGTGTTGCCCGGATGCTCAACGATTCACACCAGTTGCAGGCGGCCGGTTTCTGCACGCCCCGGTACGCCAGCCCTGAGCTGGTGCGCGGCGACACCGTTGGCGTGGCCAGCGACGTCTACAGCCTGGGTGTGATGCTGCTGGAGCTGCTCGGCGGTGGTCCGGTCCCGCGAGAACTGCATGATGCATGCCGGCCCTTGGTTGCACCCAGTGACAACGCCAGCCCCACGTTGGCCTGGCGGCGTCAACTGCGGGGTGATCTGGACGCCATCGCGGCGATGGCATGTCATCCGGACAGCGCCAGCCGATACCAGTCTGTGCACGCGTTGAGCAGCGATATACGCCGCTATCTGGTGCATAAGCCGGTTGGTGCGCGTCAGGGTGGTCGCCTGTATGCCTTGCGGAAGGGAGTGCGGCGGCATTGGCGGGCGTTCTCGGTCGGGGTGGTGGGAACCGGACTTGCCGGTCTGTTCGCTCTCAGCCTGATGCAGGCGCGCGAACAGGCCGAGCAGGAAGCGGCGATCGCCCGCCAGGTCAGTGATTTCCTGATTGGCGCCTTCGAAACCGCAGATCCGCGCAAACGGACCGAGCGCGGAGAGCTGGAGCTCACTGCCCGACAATTGCTCGACAATGCCACGTTCCGGGTAGCGCGGGATCTGGAGGACGCTCCAGTACAACTGGCGCGTATGCGCTCGGTGTTGGGGCAGGCTTACCAGAATCTGGGCGTGCCGCTGCAGGCCGAGAAGCTGTTGCGGGAGGCAGCGGACAGCCTGCTGGACCCGCGGATCGGGCGGGCGGTGGATGCAGCGGCGGTCATGAGCGACTTGTCCATTGAGCGGACCCGCAGTGGCGATGGCGCGGCCGGGCTGGAAATGGCCAATCGCGGACTCGCGTTGCTGGTGGGTCGCGGGGCGAAATTCCAGAAGGCGCAGATATACAACGCCCAGGCCCTGGCGTTGACCAACCTGCAGCAGTTCGACAAGGCCGAGCAGGCGTTCAACCGGTCGATCGAGATCCACAGTGCGCTTCCGGGGCAGGACGGTCCGGCCCGGTTGGCGATGGTGAAGCACAATCTGGGGTTGATGTATTGGCGGTGGGGCAAGCAGGCAGCTGCCGAACAGCAGTTCCGCAGCGTCATCGCAGCATTGCCTCGCCGCGGGACCAGTCTGTCGCACGCCGTGGAAACCCGGCTGGCCCAGATCCTGCGCGAACAGGGACGCTACGCCGAAGCGCTCCCGCTGTTGCAGGAGGGCATGCAGCGGGCCATTGCCCTGTATGGACCGCAGAGCAGTTTCGTGTTGCTACAGCACGAGGCGCTGGCCGATCTGTATCAGGACTGGGGTGATTACCGCAGTGCCGATCAACAGCATCAGGCACGCTTGGCCCTGGGTGAGGTGGTGGAGGGTTTGGACAGCATCGGCCAGGCAATGGCGCTGTATAACTACGGGACTTTGCAGGAGGCACGCGGCGATCTGGCCGGCGCCGAGAGGTTGTATCGCCAGTCGTGGGAGATCCGCAAACAGAAGCTGGGGGTCGATTCACCCATCAGCATGCGTGGTGAAGTCGGCCTGGCACAGCTGCTGACCAGTCGCGGAGAATTCCAGCAGGCATGGCCGTTGATCGAACACGCCGATGCAGGATTGGCCGAATCGCTGCCCGAGGATGCGCCGGCGCGGCTGGAAGCAAGGCTGGTCCGGATCCAATGGCATATCGGTGCGGGGGAAACGGAGGTTGCCGCTGGGCTCCTGGACACCTTGACGATGATCGACATGCCCTATCCCCAGCGTCTCCAGCGGTATGAAGCCGAGGCGCTGCTGGCGGAGGCCGCCGGCGATTCCGCGGCGGCACTGGCGGTCCGGCAGCGCTCTTTACGATTGGCGGCAGCGACTTTTGGTGAGAGCAATCCGGAGTCTGCGCGTCAACGGGTGGGTGTTGCGGGCTGTCTGCTGCTGCTCGGGCGTCGGAGTGAGGCGCAAACCGAGCTGGAGCTGGCCGTACCGGTTCTGCGCGCGCAATTGTTGCCCGGTTCCGCGCTGCTGCAACAGGTGGATGGGTTGCTGGCGCAGGCTGGATGA
- a CDS encoding ECF-type sigma factor codes for MENITGLLHQWQGGDLKAREQLFELLYADLVLVARNRLSQHGSSTLQPAALVNESLMRLMESDAGYKDRTHFVAVAALRMRAVLVDHARARAASKRGGNVEMLTLSHAGAAPGEQDMVYEVLALHQALNRLAELEPRAASAIELTYFGGMSREEIVLVLGVSLPTVDRDLRFARAWLNRQLS; via the coding sequence GTGGAAAATATCACGGGCCTGCTGCATCAGTGGCAGGGCGGGGACCTGAAGGCGCGCGAACAATTATTCGAACTGCTTTATGCGGACCTCGTGCTGGTGGCACGCAACCGTCTGTCGCAACACGGCAGCAGTACCCTGCAGCCGGCAGCGCTGGTCAATGAGTCGTTGATGCGTTTGATGGAGAGCGATGCCGGCTACAAGGACCGGACGCATTTTGTCGCCGTGGCCGCGCTGAGAATGCGGGCGGTGCTGGTGGATCATGCGCGCGCGCGGGCGGCGTCCAAGCGCGGTGGCAACGTGGAGATGCTGACCCTGTCGCATGCCGGCGCAGCGCCTGGCGAGCAGGACATGGTCTATGAGGTGCTCGCGCTGCATCAAGCCTTGAATCGTCTGGCGGAACTTGAACCGCGGGCGGCCAGTGCGATTGAACTGACCTACTTCGGCGGTATGAGCCGTGAGGAGATCGTGCTGGTTCTAGGGGTATCGCTGCCTACGGTCGATCGTGACCTGCGGTTCGCCCGCGCGTGGTTGAACCGGCAACTCTCCTGA
- a CDS encoding M13 family metallopeptidase codes for MLLSLGIVTALAACSKQDATPAAATSSAEPATATLTLDESALPPVNRFELSDLDKSKDACTDFGSYVNGTWLAANPIPGDRTSWGAFEMLSERSTAAQRQLAEQAAADTNATGVEAIVGNFWATGMDEEKINAQGIKPIQSRLDAIAALDDQQKIADYLRTSAAEGENFLFGFGAEADFKASDMNIAYAAQGGLGLPDKTYYVDADKADKLAAYQAHVAKVLELSGIDAAQAAEQAKQVVAFETRLAKVSKSSEEMSRDVSLFYNPISPAEADKLTPNFPWTTFFESQGVATPKMFSLAIPAFHEEVSKMLAEVPAEQWQAYLRFHTVDGASPYLSDPFVQENFNFYSKAMRGQAEMKERGKRVLDTIEGATGEALGQLYVNVAFPAESKAQMERLVGNLSDALKVHLEGLDWMSDETKAKAMEKWASFTPKIGFPDKWRDWSGLDTSRDSYIDNVIAANEFNYKWNLSKIGKPVDKTEWGMSPQTVNAYYNPLANEIVFPAAILQPPFFDPNATDEMNYGGIGAVIGHEMIHGYDDQGSRFGPTGNMENWWTPADSKGFEARTDKLIAQFNGYEAMPGKHVNGKLTLGENIADLGGLAVAYDAMKKATAGKDDPMTDGMTRDQRFFANWATVWRRNFTDDELKVRLATDPHAPANFRAIGAPSNMPQFAAAFECKPGQPMVRAKDQQVVIW; via the coding sequence CTGCTGCTCAGCCTGGGCATCGTCACCGCCCTGGCTGCATGCTCCAAGCAGGACGCCACGCCCGCCGCTGCCACGTCTTCCGCGGAACCCGCCACCGCGACCCTGACGCTGGATGAGAGCGCCCTGCCGCCGGTCAACCGCTTCGAGCTTTCCGACCTCGACAAGTCCAAGGACGCCTGCACCGACTTCGGCAGCTACGTCAACGGCACCTGGCTGGCGGCCAACCCGATTCCCGGCGACCGCACCAGCTGGGGCGCCTTCGAGATGCTGTCGGAGCGCTCCACCGCCGCCCAGCGCCAGCTCGCCGAGCAGGCCGCGGCCGACACGAACGCGACCGGCGTGGAAGCCATCGTCGGCAACTTCTGGGCCACCGGAATGGACGAGGAGAAGATCAACGCCCAGGGCATCAAGCCGATCCAGTCGCGCCTGGACGCCATCGCCGCCCTGGATGACCAGCAGAAGATCGCCGACTACCTGCGCACCAGCGCGGCCGAGGGCGAGAACTTCCTGTTCGGCTTCGGTGCCGAGGCCGACTTCAAGGCCTCCGACATGAACATCGCCTACGCCGCCCAGGGTGGCCTTGGCCTGCCGGACAAGACCTATTACGTGGACGCCGACAAGGCCGACAAACTCGCCGCCTACCAGGCCCACGTCGCCAAGGTGCTTGAACTGTCGGGCATCGACGCTGCCCAGGCCGCCGAACAGGCCAAGCAGGTGGTGGCCTTCGAGACCCGTCTTGCGAAGGTGTCCAAATCGAGCGAGGAGATGTCCCGCGACGTCTCCCTGTTCTACAACCCCATATCGCCGGCCGAAGCGGACAAGCTGACGCCCAATTTCCCGTGGACGACGTTCTTCGAGTCCCAGGGCGTGGCGACGCCAAAGATGTTCTCCCTGGCCATCCCGGCCTTCCACGAGGAAGTCAGCAAGATGCTGGCCGAGGTGCCGGCCGAGCAGTGGCAGGCCTACCTGCGCTTCCACACCGTGGACGGGGCGTCGCCCTACCTGTCCGATCCGTTCGTGCAGGAGAACTTCAACTTCTACAGCAAGGCCATGCGCGGCCAGGCGGAGATGAAGGAGCGCGGCAAGCGCGTGCTCGACACCATCGAGGGCGCGACCGGTGAAGCACTGGGCCAGCTGTACGTGAATGTCGCTTTCCCGGCGGAGTCCAAGGCGCAGATGGAGCGCCTGGTGGGCAACCTCAGCGACGCGCTGAAGGTCCACCTGGAAGGGCTGGACTGGATGAGCGATGAGACCAAGGCCAAGGCCATGGAAAAATGGGCCAGCTTCACTCCCAAGATCGGCTTCCCCGACAAGTGGCGTGACTGGAGCGGCCTGGACACCAGCCGCGACAGCTACATCGACAACGTCATCGCCGCCAACGAGTTCAACTACAAGTGGAATCTGTCCAAGATCGGCAAGCCCGTGGACAAGACCGAATGGGGCATGAGCCCGCAGACGGTCAACGCCTACTACAACCCGCTGGCCAACGAGATCGTGTTCCCAGCCGCGATCCTGCAGCCGCCGTTCTTTGATCCCAACGCCACCGACGAGATGAACTACGGCGGCATCGGCGCGGTGATCGGCCACGAGATGATCCACGGCTACGACGACCAGGGCAGCCGCTTCGGACCCACCGGCAACATGGAGAACTGGTGGACGCCCGCCGACAGCAAGGGCTTCGAGGCGCGCACCGACAAGCTGATCGCGCAGTTCAACGGGTACGAGGCGATGCCGGGCAAGCACGTCAACGGCAAGTTGACCCTGGGCGAGAACATCGCCGACCTGGGCGGCCTGGCCGTCGCCTACGACGCGATGAAGAAGGCCACTGCCGGCAAGGACGACCCGATGACCGACGGCATGACGCGCGACCAGCGCTTTTTCGCCAACTGGGCAACCGTGTGGCGCCGCAACTTCACCGACGACGAGCTCAAGGTCCGCCTGGCCACCGACCCGCACGCGCCGGCGAACTTCCGCGCCATTGGTGCGCCGTCGAACATGCCGCAGTTCGCGGCGGCGTTCGAGTGCAAGCCCGGCCAGCCGATGGTCCGCGCCAAGGACCAGCAGGTGGTGATCTGGTAA